One Setaria italica strain Yugu1 chromosome I, Setaria_italica_v2.0, whole genome shotgun sequence DNA window includes the following coding sequences:
- the LOC101786077 gene encoding T-complex protein 1 subunit eta, giving the protein MAAMMQPQIILLKEGTDTSQGRAQVVSNINACTAVADTVRTTLGPRGMDKLIHDDKGGVTISNDGATIMRLLDIVHPAAKILVDIAKSQDSEVGDGTTTVVLLAGEFLKEAKPYVEDGVHPHSLIRSYRAAGNMAIQRVKELAVSIEGKSLEEKKSLLAKCAATTLSSKLIGGEKEFFASMVVDAVLAICNDDRLNLIGIKKVPGGTMRDSFLVNGVAFKKTFSYAGFEQQPKKFLNPKILLLNIELELKSEKENAEIRLSDPLQYQSIVDAEWNIIYDKLDKCVKSGAKIVLSRLAIGDLATQYFADRDIFCAGRVTEEDLQRVAAATGGTVQTSVNNVIDEVLGSCEVFEEKQVGNERFNIFSGCPSGQTATIVLRGGADQFIEEAERSLHDAIMIVRRALKNSTVVPGGGAIDMEISKYLRQHARTIAGKSQFFVNSFAKALEVIPRQLCDNAGFDATDVLNKLRQKHASGDGANYGVDINTGGIADSFANFVWEPAVVKINAINAATEASCLILSVDETVKNPKSESAQGDAAAGAMAGRGGGAMRGRGGRGMRRR; this is encoded by the exons ATGGCGGCGATGATG CAACCGCAGATCATCCTGCTCAAGGAGGGCACGGACACGTCGCAGGGGCGCGCGCAGGTGGTGAGCAACATCAACGCGTGCACGGCGGTGGCGGACACCGTGCGGACCACGCTGGGGCCCCGGGGCATGGACAAGCTCATCCACGACGACAAGGGCGGCGTCACCATCTCCAACGACGGCGCCACCATCATGCGCCTCCTTGACATCGTGCACCCCGCCGCCAAGATCCTCGTCGACATCGCAAAGTCACAGGACTCCGAG GTCGGTGATGGAACTACTACTGTGGTGCTTCTAGCTGGAGAATTCTTAAAGGAAGCAAAACCTTATGTTGAGGATGGAGTGCACCCCCACAGTCTAATTCGCAGTTATAGGGCTGCGGGCAATATG GCAATTCAAAGGGTTAAAGAATTGGCAGTTAGCATAGAAGGGAAAAGCCTTGAAGAGAAGAAATCATTGCTAGCCAAGTGTGCTGCCACAACACTCTCATCAAAACTGATTGGTGGTGAAAAAGAATTCTTTGCTTCTATGGTTGTGGATGCTGTCCTTGCCATTTGCAATGATGACAGGCTTAATCTTATTGGGATTAAAAAG GTTCCTGGAGGTACCATGAGAGATTCATTTCTGGTGAATGGTGTGGCATTCAAGAAGACATTTTCATATGCTGGATTTGAGCAGCAACCAAAGAAGTTCCTAAATCCAAAGATTCTTTTGTTGAACATTGAACTAGAATTGAAATCTGAGAAAGAAAATGCAGAGATCAG ATTATCAGATCCTCTGCAATACCAATCAATTGTCGATGCTGAATGGAACATTATTTATGACAAACTGGATAAATGTGTGAAAAGCGGAGCAAAGATAGTTCTGTCTCGGTTAGCTATTGGTGATCTGGCAACACAG TATTTTGCAGACCGAGACATTTTCTGTGCCGGTCGTGTCACTGAAGAGGACCTGCAACGAGTGGCTGCAGCAACTGGTGGAACCGTTCAAACTTCTGTAAATAATGTCATTGATGAG gtaCTTGGTTCTTGTGAGGTATTTGAGGAAAAACAAGTGGGCAATGAAAGATTCAACATATTTAGTGGCTGCCCTTCTGGTCAGACAGCAACTATTGTCCTCCGTGGTGGTGCAGACCAG TTCATTGAGGAAGCTGAACGAAGTCTCCATGATGCCATCATGATTGTTAGGAGAGCTCTTAAGAACTCTACAGTCGTGCCGGGTGGTGGTGCAATTGAT ATGGAAATAAGCAAGTATCTCAGACAGCATGCACGAACCATTGCTGGGAAGTCTCAGTTCTTTGTAAATTCGTTTGCTAAAGCCCTTGAG GTTATTCCACGACAACTTTGTGATAATGCTGGATTTGACGCAACTGATGTGCTCAACAAGCTCAGGCAGAAACATGCATCTG GTGATGGTGCTAATTATGGTGTAGACATAAACACTGGTGGAATTGCTGATTCCTTTGCTAACTTTGTGTGGGAGCCTGCTGTTGTTAAG ATCAATGCTATAAATGCCGCAACAGAAGCTTCCTGCCTTATCCTGAGCGTCGACGAAACAGTGAAAAACCCAAAG TCTGAGAGCGCACAAGGTGATGCTGCAGCTGGTGCAATGGCTGGTCGTGGAGGAGGTGCAATGCGAGGCCGTGGCGGGAGGGGCATGCGCAGGCGGTAA